A segment of the Mycobacterium intracellulare ATCC 13950 genome:
CACCGGCGTCGCGATGCTGCGGTACGCCGACAACCGGCTGGTGTAGGGCGCGACGTCCAGTTGGGCGCGCATGCCCGGGGTGGGCTTGACCGGCCAGGTGGAAAACATCGCGATCCAGTCGGCGACCGCGGTGTCGTCGTTGAGCGTCTTGCGGGAAAAGTTTTCCAGCAGGCGGATTTTCGCCTCGTAGGCGGCCGGCAGCGTGACGCCGGCGTCGGCCAGCTCGGCCTCGGCGTCGCGAAAGAACTGCCGCGCACGGTCCATGCGGCCGCGGGTGCCCATCAGGACCGCCGCGCTGACCAGATCCGGCCGGGCGAGCATGAGTTCCTGGGTGATGAAGGCGCCCATCGACATTCCGACGATGCGGGCGGGGGCGGCGTTCAGCCCCTCGATCAGCGCCACGGTGTCGGCGACCATCGTTTGCGTCGAGAAGCCGTCGGCGTTCTCCGTGGCGCCGATCCCGCGATTGTCGAAGGTGATGACGCGGTATCCGGCCGCCAGGAACGCGGGGACTTGATAGGGGTGCCAGGTCCGTCCGGCGCCGCCGTGGCCGGCGATAAAGACCACGGGCTCACCGGAGCCGCGGTCGTCGTAAGCCAGGTTGATCACCCGGACGACGGTACAAGCAACCGATGGCACGCCTTGACCCGGTCGATCCACCACTGCCGACGCTCGGGTGGTGCCGCCAGCGCGGCCAGCCGCGCCGGATCCGGCGTCACCGGCCCCACGGCCAGGTGCCCGTCGACGGGTGGGGCGGTCTCGGCCACGTCGTCCACGAACAGCCCGCCGGTGCCCAGCCCGCAGGCGTGCCGAAGCCACGGCAGGGCCGCCGCCGCGGTCAGCCCGGTGCCGATCCCGACCGCCGAGTCCAGCGCGCTGGAGACCACGACGGGGATGTCGATCTGGTCGGCGATGGCGAGCATGGCCGAAATACCGCCCAGCGGGGCGACTTTGAGCACCGCGACGTCGGCCGCCCCGGCGCGGACCACGGCCAGCGGGTCCTCGGCCTTGCGGATGCTTTCGTCGGCGGCGATCGGCACGTCGACGCGGCGCCGCAGCTCGGCGAGTTCGCCGACCGTCGCGCAGGGTTGTTCGAGGTACTCCAGCGGGCCGTCGGCCCTCAACGCCGCGGCCGCCTCGACCGCCTGCTCGATGCTCCAGCCGCCGTTGGCGTCCACCCGCACGGTCGGCACCAGGTCGCGCACCGCATTGACCCGGGCGACGTCGTCGGCCAGCGTCTGGCCGGGCTCGGCGACCTTCACCTTGGCCGTCCCCGCGCCGGGAAAGCGGGCCAGGACCTCGCCCACCTGGGCGGCGGGCACGGCCGGCACCGTGGCGTTGATCGGGATGCGGTCCCGGCGGACCGGCGGCGGCTGCCGGTAGGCGGCCTCGATGCCGCAGGCCAGCCAGTGCGCGGCCTCGGGCGGCTGGTATTCGACGAAAGCCCCGAACTCCCCCCAGCCTGCCGGGCCCTCGATCAGCGCGACCTCGCGGGTGGTGATGCCGCGGAACCGCACCCGCATGGGCAGCGCCACCACGTGCAGGCGGTCCAGCAGGTCCTCGAGGGGCGGCGTCACGCGCTGTAGACCTGGCGGCCCGCCAGATAGGTCGCCCGCACGTCGAGGTCGGCGATCCGCTCGGGGGACACGGTGCGCGGGTCTGCCGAGAGCACCACGAGATCGGCGTACTTGCCGACCTCCAGCGAGCCGATCACGTCGTCGGAGAACAGCTGCCAGGCGGCGTCGATGGTCTGGGCGCGGATCGCCTGCTCGACCGTCAGCCGCTCCTCGGGTCCGAGCACCCGGCCGCTGGGCGCCGTGCGGGTCACCGCCACGCTGATGTTGCGCAGCGGCTCCTCGGGCGTGACCGGCGGATCGTTGTGCAGCGAGATCCGCATCCCGGTGGCCACCGCGGATCCCGCTGGCATCCAACGGGTTCCGCGCTCCTCGCCGAACAGCCCGTCGACGATGACGTCGCCCCAGTAGTGGATCTGGTCGACGAAGATGCTGCAGGTGACGCCGAGGTCGTGGGCGCGACGCAGCTGCTCGGGCCGGATGGCGCCGACGTGTTCGAGCCGCAGCCGGTGGTCGTCGCGCGGGTGGCGCCTGAGGACCTCTTCGTAGACGTCGAGGATGGTGTCGACGCCGGCGTCGCCCTGCACGTGGCAGGCCATCGGCCAACCGAGCGGGAAGTAGGCGCCGACGATCTCGTGCAGCTGCTCTTTCGTGTAGTTGGCGCAGCCGCAGGACCCGGGCGCGACGCCGATGATGCGGGTGGCCTCGGTGTCCAGGTACGGGAACGAGAGGTCGATGTTGCCGATCCAGGGCGAGCCGTCGACCCAGATCTTGATGCCGACCTGGCGCAGGATGTCGTCGCCCTGCCCGGGTGTGGCGTCGGTGGACATCTGCGGGTTGGAGATCTCGTAGGTCCGCAGCCGGACCGTCAGCTGGGAGCGCAGCCCTTCCACCAGCGGCCGAAAGCCGGGGTCGAAGGCCATCTCCGAGCAGGTGGTCAGCCCGGCGCGGTTGAGCCGGGCGCATTCGGCGAGCAGCATCCGCGGGTAGTCGGCGAAGTCGATGACCCCGCCCAGCAGCGGGAACACCGCGCCGGTCTCCTCGGCGGTGCCGTCGAGTTCGCCGTCGGCATCGCGGCCGTACTTGGCGCCCTTGGGGTCGGGGGTGTCGCGGTTCAGGCCGTGCAGCTGGGCGGCGCGCGAGTTGAAGTACGCCTTGTGCCCGGAATTGTGCATGATCACCAGCGGGGTGTCGGGCGCGATGCCGTCGAGCCAGTTCAGCGTCGGCTCCGGAAGTCCGTTCTGCAGCAGCGGATCCCAGCCGTTGAGGTAGGCGCCGTCGGATCCGCGCCGCGCGACCTCGGAACGCACCGCGGCGACGACGTCGTCGGCGCTGCGCATGGTGACCGGGCGGATGTCGACGAAGCGGTCGGACAGGGCGACGGCCTCCATCAGCGGATGGCCATGGGCCTCAACGAAT
Coding sequences within it:
- a CDS encoding alpha/beta fold hydrolase; protein product: MINLAYDDRGSGEPVVFIAGHGGAGRTWHPYQVPAFLAAGYRVITFDNRGIGATENADGFSTQTMVADTVALIEGLNAAPARIVGMSMGAFITQELMLARPDLVSAAVLMGTRGRMDRARQFFRDAEAELADAGVTLPAAYEAKIRLLENFSRKTLNDDTAVADWIAMFSTWPVKPTPGMRAQLDVAPYTSRLSAYRSIATPVLVIGFSDDVLTPPYLGREVADALPNGRYMQIPDTGHLGFFERPDAVNAAMLKFFAEPR
- a CDS encoding o-succinylbenzoate synthase — translated: MRVRFRGITTREVALIEGPAGWGEFGAFVEYQPPEAAHWLACGIEAAYRQPPPVRRDRIPINATVPAVPAAQVGEVLARFPGAGTAKVKVAEPGQTLADDVARVNAVRDLVPTVRVDANGGWSIEQAVEAAAALRADGPLEYLEQPCATVGELAELRRRVDVPIAADESIRKAEDPLAVVRAGAADVAVLKVAPLGGISAMLAIADQIDIPVVVSSALDSAVGIGTGLTAAAALPWLRHACGLGTGGLFVDDVAETAPPVDGHLAVGPVTPDPARLAALAAPPERRQWWIDRVKACHRLLVPSSG
- a CDS encoding amidohydrolase; amino-acid sequence: MGQADLVVTGTILTVDEARPTAEALAVADGRIVAVGTRAEVADAIGPDTQTVDVGDGCVMPGFVEAHGHPLMEAVALSDRFVDIRPVTMRSADDVVAAVRSEVARRGSDGAYLNGWDPLLQNGLPEPTLNWLDGIAPDTPLVIMHNSGHKAYFNSRAAQLHGLNRDTPDPKGAKYGRDADGELDGTAEETGAVFPLLGGVIDFADYPRMLLAECARLNRAGLTTCSEMAFDPGFRPLVEGLRSQLTVRLRTYEISNPQMSTDATPGQGDDILRQVGIKIWVDGSPWIGNIDLSFPYLDTEATRIIGVAPGSCGCANYTKEQLHEIVGAYFPLGWPMACHVQGDAGVDTILDVYEEVLRRHPRDDHRLRLEHVGAIRPEQLRRAHDLGVTCSIFVDQIHYWGDVIVDGLFGEERGTRWMPAGSAVATGMRISLHNDPPVTPEEPLRNISVAVTRTAPSGRVLGPEERLTVEQAIRAQTIDAAWQLFSDDVIGSLEVGKYADLVVLSADPRTVSPERIADLDVRATYLAGRQVYSA